aaaaataagtactcaagaaaagaaaataaagtaaacaaaCCTAGAGTCTCCAGCTCCAGCAGCGTATAACCTtccatttaaaaataaaacagttaAAGCTGTGCAACCACCACCTCCTTTTTGTGCTTGTTGTTCAACCATCTGATCCATCTGTCTATAAGCCAGCTCAATAGCTCCAATGATTAATTCTCTTCCTTTTATTGCAGCTGCTTCATTGTCTTCAGCTAGTAAGATATCACCTGGGATAGCCATTAGCCTTTCCTAAGAATTTTTCCTGATTGTTAATCACTGACTCGATGATTAATAGtaattcttttattaattcaaCAAATTTACCAAGATTATCCTGTGGAGGTGTAATCTTGCTGTGAGAGCAACTTGATAACCAGCATGACCATCAAACATTGAAAACATGATGTAAGGTATAGATGTGCTCGAATCTAATAATTTTAAGTCTCCTCGCATTGCTGTCGCTTGATCTTCATTCCAGGTACTTTTACCAGCATTTATACATTCAGCATATCCAGCGCACCACGGTAATCTGCTAAGATCTCTGGGAACTATTATTGGTCTGACCCTGTGATCTGCACTCACCTgcatcaattaaaaaatctaGAATTTGATCACAATCAATAAAGATAATGAGTGACATAAAATTTACCTGAGTCTCTTCATTTGTTAGGCCTAGAAAACTTGGTCTACTGTATGGTTTTGTCTCAACAGCAATCGGTAGATTTGAGTTTATTAGGTCTGTAATCGATTCATTATCAGAATCATTTGGGTATTGCAAGCCTAGTTCACTTGCACCGACAGCATTCATCAATGCTGACTTGAATCTGCCCAACATTTTGGCTTAGTTTTTTACTTAAATATTCAATCACAAAATGAGTTTCTATGTATAAGTAATGCAGCTCTATCGTAATTTAAAAAGATCTAAATAGCATCTGCCAACAAATACTGGTATAGCAGGGAATGTCGATTGATCAGCTTATCATTTTGATATGGACAGTTTTATCACATGGCttatctgtaaaaaaaagtttctaTTAGCACAGTTAAGTAATAAAAGAACAGTCAACTGCTTAGAGGATAGGATCTAACAAATAAAAACCTACGgattaaaagttattaaagTGATCTATCACTGGAATATGCATGTTGAATAAATCATCGGAAAACTCATGGTATAAATAAGTACAATTACCAAATCTCAAATCCCACACACAACGTCATTTAATACAAATCCATTGTATGAAATTTTATGCAAACAAGCAGAACCGCTACACTATCAAGTATTGCAATAACCTATCCCCGCTAATCAGCTAACCTAAGCATAAAGCCAATGACACAAGAAAGACGAGCAAAAACTTACGAACCTTAGGCtaacaacaaaatttttttgtacagCTAAGTGCTACGAAAAATACTTCAAAGGTAGGTTCGATATATATAAGGGCAAACCGAAGACTGGCTGGCTGTCAACTGTCACATAATATAAGTCCAGGAAATCCGCAGCTGGGCTCCCCTGATGTGATGCACTCAGACGCGGCGCTTGGCTTCCTTATCACCCGACATGAGCGAGCTCGATTTTCGTCTACGTCGAGATCACGATATTACAAATGAAAAATGCCGCATTTCGCTCGGAAAATAGCGCGAGGAGTGCGTGTAGAGATAACAACGCGACGGGCCCGTGTGCGCGCGATGTGTCTTGACTCTTGACAGTCTTGACGTCCACGCACACAaacacaaacaaaaatacgGCAGCCACCGTGTCGTGGCACCTTTCTCTCCCCCCTTCCGCCGCCACTGCTGCCGCCACTGCGAGAAAAATAGGTATAGTATATTCGATGTACACATATATACTCGTTCCAAGATGAACGAACTCGCACCGCTTTAGAGCGATCAGCTGTTCTCGGCGCAAATAATGTCAATTGACGACGCTACACCGGCTTGTAAATTTATCGGATGAATTTATTCTTGACGGTGCgtcgtggttttttgtgtggAGAAGGTTTTTGAGAGGTTCGATTGATAAGTACTCACCGGGAAAAATGTCTGTCaagaaaatgaagatgaaGAGAGCCAGGATGTCGAGCGAGGTTTGTTGTATACATACTGCGTGTGCTTTCATTTAGTGTAATCATTGTCAATTGGAGAGTTttgattgttttatttttgtctgaCCGATCTAACATTGCGAGATCAATTGTTAGTTTTGTAGCGGTTGTATGGAAAAGCTTGGGAGGAAAAGAAGCAGAGAGCATTTGCTGAGCGAGATGTTCAGATTATAATAagtttttcaatgaaaataattttatgcacaaataaatattgttcTAGGGATCTCATAGTAGCTCTATGAGCTCGTCCATGagttcttcctcttcttctgaTGAGGAAACTGATGCAAAGGATTTGAAACCCATCAAGGAGTATTTATCTAATCGGAAAGAACTTGCTGCACAGCTTTTCAAATCTGTAAAAGCAGAGAAAATTCGTATGATGTTGCCGCAGATTTTGAAGGTAACTTGCGATTAcctaaaattatataaacatGTCATACATTTGTGAAATATGTTCTGCAGAAAGTGGAGTTTAGCGACTTGGAGGAACTGTGCGCTGCAGAATTGACTGGTATGTCTAAACAAAGGATTATAAGCATTCTCAATGGTCAAGAAATGCAGGGATCTTCTAACACTGAAGATTCTGATGATTCAGGTAAACTTATTTTGATTCACTAGTatattaattcttttttaaactttCCTTAACACAATACTTATTTGACTAGGTCCTTCTCTGGAAATCATTTCCGACACGGAATGGCTAAGTGAAGATGAAACTAATGTCAAAGTAGAGGGTGtaaagaataacaaaaatgctaaaaagttgaagaaaaaatctcaagaTCAGAAAAAAGCAGATCTGAAGTCCAAATTGAAACCCAAAGGCAAGGGTTCaaatgttaaaataaaaacagaaaaaatcaagactgaaaagaaagagaaagaaaaagtgaAGGAAAAAGAAGGCGAAAGTCTTTTGGACTTATTGGAACTTGAAATGAGAGCAAGAGCAATTAGGGCACTCATTCGAAAAGAAGAAAGCACTCCTGATTCAAAAGCAACTAATGCACAATCTAACAATCTCACTAATAATGCCTCGGGATCTGAAACTTCTAATGATGCAAAGTCTCGACAAGTAAGCCTCAAAGAGCAACTTGAGAAAATTGATGTTCTGATGAAGCATGGGGAAGATGAAGATGTCTATGTTGTTATCAATCCAGCTCCGACTATAGAACTGCTTTCGAGTGAAAGTGAGAATGAAGATGGTAGTAAACGAGTTAATAAAAGACTTGTGAGTGAACGTGAAGCTAAGAGTCAAAAGAATCAAGAAAATGAGCAAGCTGAAAAGGCTAAAAATGTTAATGTAAATGAAGACAAAGTTACCACAAATGGCAAGGATGCAATTGAAGAAAATAGTctgaataaagaaaaagataAACCAGTTCAAGAAAAGAAGGAAAGTaaagaaaaagataaaagTGCCAATGATAAACAAACAGcaaatcaaaaagaaaattcgaACTTGCCAATGAGTGTAACGGAAGAAAATACATGCATTACTTCAACAAATCCAAGCATACCACCAGAGGAACTAGAGGAAGGTGAAATTattgataatgatgatgaagAACCAGccaatgaagaaaaaaaaattggtgaTGATTCTCCTTCTagaagaataataaaaaaagtcaagaAAAATCCTAATATTCGATCTAGAAAAGCAAATCAAGAAAATGATGACAGTGACATGGAATCCAATAAAGAGAAAGCTACAGAAAAAGAACGAGCTGATTCCAAAAAGGACAAAAGCAGTAGTAAAACAGTAAAACCACTTGTTTCAGAGGAACCAATCGAGATTGAAGATTCTCCTACAAGAACAAATGAGACAGAAAAAATTGTTAGTTCTAATGTAGTCAATGAAGACAGTAATTCTAAATTAGATATTTTTGATGACAAAGCCCTTGATATAgatgaaataattaatttggaTGACTATCCTGATGACATGGATGATTTGGAAAGAAGTCAAGCCAATCAAGAAAAGAACGAATCTACTAAAGAAGCTGATTCCAGTGTCAAAGAATCTGATAAAGTCATAACTAAAAAGACAGGTTCTGAAACTTGGGCATCTCGCTATTATCAGCAGGATGACGTTCAAAACGTAATAAAGGAGTCGAAAATACAATCTGAAATACGTAAACGTTTGAGAGAAAGACAAAGACAAAGCAAATTGAACAATTCTCCAAAGTTGAAAGATCCAGAAGAATCACAAAGTTCAGAAGTGGTAATCCCAAAGCCAACAGGTTCTGTAGAAGAGTATTTAGCTCTGAAAGGCATTTCTAGTGGTGCATGTAGCGAGATTATTGAAGGAAAGAGTGATAGCGTTGGATCATTTAAATCATTGAAAACAGACGATTCACAGTCAGGTGACAATTCTACAATAGTGAGAGACAATTTCGCTACAAATAGTGACATTATTACTGAAAACAAAGATGATTCATCTGAAATTCCTACCAGAGTTACTGAACAGCCAATTACCATTGTGAAAAAGCCCAAATTATTTGAAGATATAGATTTTGCCAAAAAGGTCAATTCACTTTTGAATGAAAATTCATCTGTTGAACCTGTTAATAGTACTCCAACTTGTCTTGAAcgtattaatttaattttgagtgataaaaaaatcattatcaaAGAGGATGAGCCTCTGAAcaacagaaaaataatacttataaAATCACCTGAAAAATCTGATACGCAAATTCAAACAACTGAATCAGGCCATGATACAACTACTGCAATGGATGTTGAAACAACCGCGGCGATCCATGACGATTCATCTGCGAATAAAGAAATTGTAGATAATAAGAGAAGTAAAGAATCAACTAGTTCACCTTTGAGACACGATGTAAATACTCCAAAGAGCGACTCAAGTGAAGACAATGTAATAGTGAGAATAGACGGTACACTCCCTCAAGAAACTTTGCCAGCCGAAGAAGTGGCTGCACAAACAGAACAGACAATATCGAACGATCTAGAAACTTCCGAGTTTAGGCCAGACTAAcagaattatatttataataatctaAGTATGTAAATCGTTGCCAACATTGTATCACTgtcgattatttttattaaacatcTCATTGTTTTAATCAACGTCTTGTTTACATCATTACAATCTCATAAGATTGATTCATTACAGCAAACTCGCCCTTCAAGAAGACTGCTTTTTACCAAGACGGAAGTTTTCACAGTCAAATTTGTCGTGTATGTAGGCAGCCATCATCCACTCAATTTCTCGTTCGACGACTTGTACAACATCGGTATCCCAGGCGCTGACGAACCATTTCATGATGGGGTTAGTGAACATGCTGAGACTTCCGCAGGTGTAGCTTTCGGCCTTGCCAGGACTCTTCGTGCCGAAATCCACGAGACTGGGTCGACAGTACTCCTGTCCAAAGTCCATCTTGATTGTGGCAGTGAATAGTATGTCCTGGACGTTGGCGCACAAGCTGCCTACGAATGGCATCAGTCGGAACTGAAACGCGAAAACACTTTATTAGTATCTTGTGCAAAAGCGAACGTTTTTGgaataagtatttttgttcTACTGTGTTAAATTTCACCGCTTTGTAATCTCTGTATTCAACGTATCCGTCAGGGATTCCGAAGGTGAAGGTGAACGTTTGAAGATTATTGCTGGGAGGCGAGGCTCGCACTTGCACGTTCTCGTCTCTCATGAGGTTCTGTACGCCTCTATAAATTGGAAcaatatattatgtataaaaaagtcattaaataacaaacttgctgcaattataTTGTCTAGTACTCACGTGAAGGTACCCTTAGATGCAGTGAAAAACCGATGTTTTATATCAGGTATCGCAATGATACCACCGTTTCTTTCGTTGTAAAATGCTTCCGCGACCATTCTAATAATGGAATCAGCAGCTTCGATCAAATTGGCCTGTGTATGTAAAAGAAACTGTcggtaatttttcaaaagcttaTATTAGCTTATCAAAAGCTCGTTAATTGTCTACGTATAATTACCCGCTTGTTGGTCTGAAGGTTCTCTGGCAATTGAGGCGAGATCATGTTGGGATAGCTGATTTGCAGTGTACGAGACCAAATAGATATGGGACCAAAGTCACGAGGACTGACTCGAGCACGAGCTAAATCGTTGTCGCGTACGGCACCTAAGGACGGGCATAGTTTTGCGCTGAGGCAGCTTTCGACCAActggaaaattattgaatccAGCTTCAGTGGCAGCTCATTGAAGAAactgaaattattataaaattataatgttTTATATCCTATCTTAGAATTTAGTTTGTTTTATGCATTCACTGTGATTACCTGCCACTGCTCTTGTCCagcataaaaaatgcacagTCCTTTAAGCCTTTGCTGTGATCGCTGACGTTCtagaatgtaaataaatagcAAATGacaatttttatcatttaattttatcttataattttgtatttatatagTCAAAACTTACAACGATGTTTCCAATACCCAGAACTTCCGTAGAAAGTagtttatcattatttatgTTAAGTCCACCATTGTTGCTACCGATTTCACctgcaataataaataattaaatttttctaatcAAGCAtgtttttttccaaattttatcatttatattaCCCAATACCTTTAATAGAAATTTCCGTGTCATTGAGAAATAGATTGACAGAAGGTGTCCCTGGGTACTGATAAATTCCTACATTGTTTCTGTAATACTTGAAATAAACAGATAGATTTTTTAAGTTGACCTTGTGGGTACTGTCAATATCAAAAGTAAGATTCTGTGGTGAGCAATCTGAAATGAAACgaatagatttttatttaaaatttttgctaTTCTCCTTTTAAATTCTTTGATATTTAAAAACGAATAACTATATTATatgttatatttaaaaagaaaatctaataatatttgaaataaGAAGTCTTTCGATATTAGAATATGTTGGCATGTAGGCTGAAATAGCTGTTTTTGACAAACGAATTCGAATTAGTGTTCTTATACCtacgtatgtatatacatacattcttCTTTACCCGCCTGATTTCGTCCAACGATAAAAGTTACAAGTGTTAGTACTACAAAtaatagatttttatttatgtaaaatatagCAAAAATTATAAGTTATGAGATCGTTCATCGTAGCCCGATAGAAGTCGTCCAGACAAAAATCCTTTTTCGAAAGGTCACGTGACCCGCCACTTCCGGCCGCGAACAGCTTCAACGAATCCGAGCCCTTCCGCCATATTTGCAACGGCCGGATCGCTTCGTCCGGCGCTAACCGGCTCTCGCACGACAAAGCTCGCGGAGTGCACTTGGACAGCCGAAAAGTGGCCAGGGCGTTTTGCCTTTGTGCGGGTTTCAGTATTTTTGTGAGATTAATAATCATTCCAGTACGTTAACGGTTTTTCCGAGAGTCATTTTGAAGTGAGAAAGTCTCGGGGTATAGACAAAGGAGCTGCTAACGATAGCAAACGTTGAATTCGAGTATAGTTCGTAGTATAGCTAGAAAATCTCCTTCGTAGAGCGTTTCGCGCGATGAACTTTGTTTTCGTGGGTACCGCGTAATCGCGAggggaaaaaaagagaaaactaATCGGTGTGGAGTACTGAATTCGTTTGGCAACAGTCTCACGCATCGcgtaattattttcataagGTAAGTCTAGCGACTTTAGCGAGTACTTAACTTCAAATAGGTATGAGTGTTTCATAAGTGATTTTTGTCTCGtgaattgttattttttgacATACGGTGGGTGTAAGTAATGCAGTGTATATATGTTGTATATACATGCAATGCCGGGAACAAAGGCAGAGGCAACTCTACGCATATTCGCTCTTTAATCGTACTTTGACTAAATCCTACtactattttgtaaaatttttttaacttgtTTTAGGAAACTCAGTTTTTTGTTAAGAGTTTGTTTCAAAAGTGATGCTCAAAGATAAAATTTGGTTCGATAAAAGCCTTTTCTTTCAAAggttttttagatttttgtgtTGTATTTTAATGTATGAAAAGACTTGAAATGTCCTATTCTATTTGCCAGATGAAAAACGAATACTTATTTAAAAGATAAATAAGTATTACGATAAAAGAATAATCGTAACTTTATTTgctatttgtttttcaatttattattggaaaaaaatgaCGGTAGTTTATGTATACttgaaatatgaaaaattatagaagtatttttttttatctgattCCAGTAAGGTCAACAAGTCATAAAACTAAGGTGCGAAATAACATTGATGGCTCATGATAGCTAAAAGTTcatttcaatttaaataacAATTTGTAAGTATTAGACGTTTATCATAAGTTGattatattatatgaaaatagtagtatttaaaatagtatttaaaataacgaaacttttttcagtttgCTGTTGACCAAAGGCATGGAACATAATACCGTTAATTCTTGATTGACATTCTAAGTACCCAATTACCGTAAAAGATATTGGAATAGTTCTATTGATATTGAAAATTTGGaattattcataaaactattatCACTTGTAAGttattgaacatttttttaaatattataatttatgttGCTAATGATGTCATtgacattttcaattacatttgctaataatttatacaaagaataccttataaaataatgaaatttaaCGTAGAATTATTACTCGAAATGAAAGTTGCTGATTTTCAAAGTCTCAGGATTTAGTAATAGCTAATGTTTTTGGTTTATTCCTATTattcttatatatttttgaacaAATATCGCTACATGATTTTTTGTGAAGTAGAAGATATCAAATAAGTTGCTGCGCAGTTTTTTTAACTCTTAGTCTACTATGATGCATTTCGAGCAGTCATTTTTATTGAAACCATCCCTATTGTATTAGCTACTACTTCTTTGCTACGATGTTGTTCAGTTATAATATTTGCTACCGTGTCatagttaataattttaagtaatataatcCGTCTCAAAAAATTGAATCAACTTACTTATAACTTCGTAAGCAGCAGATGAAGTTTTAATTGTTGCAGAAACTGCAATTAATAAAACACTTATCGATATCCGGATTCCCCGCATTTTGACTAAGTGCTTCTCGTATCAACGCGTTCCCAGACTAAgtatgaaatttttcaatcttCTGATTTCATACACTTACTCATACTGATACATTTTTAATCACATCAAGGTTAATAATTATCAATTCGCGTCATTCATGCAAAGTAATGTATTCTGTTAGGCACAAGTGTGGAAGTGATTCAATATTGTCTTAGAAACACTTGCCACATTCAGAACTATAAAATTACTGTGATAAAATtcttgattttaaaaaaagtaaggAAGTTAatatcttaattttttcatattttcccaatctaaaaaatgtttgtaaatacGTTGAAAACAACATAAATCATGTTAAACTTGTTTTGCTTATCAAAAGTATTGtgattacataaaaaaaagttgagaACACCAAATTTTCCAGAAACATGGAAATGCAAATCCTCAGTACTAATCTAGTTCatttaataaacaaatgtTTGAACAGACATAGACTTGGAttatatattagaaaattctcagaaaaaatgattgtattttttcttgtaggaaaatgtatgaaatatttatttttgacagTATATGCGAAAGAGGTGATTCTTGTACGTACATACGTTTGTTGATTGAGCAAAGTGACGGTAACAATCGCGTAAGTTGAGATTCACCTTTTGCTTCTATATTTAATACTATTTTTGGACACGGTAAACGTAAAGTCTGATTTTGctagtatttattttttactagtatgaaaaaaattaaagacaCCTTCAATAAAAAGTACCtaattttcagattttattttctattataatTCTAGTTTGTGTCATAAAAAAATAGCATAATAGTAACAAATATTATGTTAGTAGCTACAATggcatttattatattaagtCCAAACCCATGGCCTAATTTTTGACGTGTTACGGTCTGTATTTTTCGCAATCCAATTTTTCCAATGGTACAGCTATGACTTCCCTCAATTTAGCCTTCAGAAGGTCAACGATATGAGGCACAAACTCGCCGATTACAAAACTCATGACTTTGGTGATTGCCGTATCAAAAAATCCTCCATGAAGTTCAAAATGTACACCTTCGATTCTGGGGCGCAAATATTTCGAAAACGTTTTGCAAGGGCTTTGGTTAAAATTGATATCTAGTTGGAAAGCCAAGGTTATGCTATCGATGGTAAGCGTGGCATCTCCGCTTTTGCTTAGAATGCAATAATTTACCTGATaacagaaaaattattatcaattattatataactaattttttaaattatataagtatttttttttaattacgttGTAATTGTGTAAGTGAACTCTGGCATGTGGTATTTGGAGGCCAAATTTCATGGAGAAATGGAGCCCATCATTAGATATCTCAAAGTTTTGAGTCCTCATTATATTCTTGAGGTCTCTAGGAATGTTCATAGATATTTTCGATATAAGATTatcataacatttttattacgatttaaatttagataattttgttttaaaactatataaaaacagtattaaaatttcttacCCAATCGACgcgttttgaattttgaaaaaaccgTCACCGCAAATTTTATTTCcaggtatttttttttctaacgtCGGAATATCAACTATTCCTAGTTCTTTACCTGATACCTGCTTAACAATACTTGCTAGCAAAATATCGAAAATGATGTTTAAAGTTTTCTAAAACAATAAATCATACCTTGcaattgaaattatatttcTCTAAAAgctgtttaaacattttttacatacttGGAGTGTATCCGATCTACCacctgaaaaagtaaatccTACGTTTTGTTGCGTTGGAAGACTTAAATTGGGATATTTTGTATTCAAATGATGGTATAGCACAGAATTTGAGCCGAAATCGCGTGGATCTATTTCAGCACGAAGATAATCGTCACGTACTAATTTTCCAATTTGATTACATAATGATGATTCAATACAAGTTTTTGCTTCCAAAAACTGTTGCTCATTTAGTAAATTTCTAGTACATttagtattataattaattacagTTTTCAAAATATGAATGTATGCCTTACAAATAATTCTTACCTATTTTTTAGTTTCAAATCAAATTCACACGAACTTAATGTGTTCTTGTCCTGTGTTGTAAAAATTAAGTATTAACGCATGTTATGATCAGaattaaaaaaggaaaagcaaTATTCGATAATGTTTGAATTCATTGATATTACCGTGACTTCAGCAAGGCCTTGAACTGCCGTAcgaaataatgatttttctttGGGATCTGAAAATGAATACAATGAAGAAATTTCTTGCAATCCTACGATATAATCTGATATAATATTTAGTAATTACCTGACAATGCAATATCGACATcatgaattaaaatattaactgCTTTTGTTCCATTATATGTATAAATCTGTACCTCGTTTCTATCTACATCTATTCGAATAACACCCTCATCAATTGTTATATTTCCATTCTTATTGATAGGTGAAGAGCATTCTGAAATTTCATATTTCTTAATAGTGCATTTGGGAAGTACagtttaaataatacaattaaatAGAATGGTAATCTTACTATTTCCGGCAGATGCGCGGTACAATATGCAGCTTAAAAGTATAAACACAAAAAATTGCTTAGATGGAAACATTCTTGTAAAAGTACTGTtcccgttttttttttaaataatgtagGCAATGTAAAAATTGGTATATATAAAGGATCTTTAACCACGTGAATAGTACATTTATAGTTTACTGGTACAACTTTAatggttttttcatagatgaAATTCGTGCaatataaaaaagatttatgTACGAAAGCCGAAaattaaagaagttatttagtATCTCTTATAAATTATTCGTTTAAACCTATGTATctcgtatattttttaaatttcttgttaattcaataattatttttcttcaagaATAATGTCTGCATTCGTAAAGACATTTTCTTGACTTTCAAGTGCTTGTGAACTCGAATAAAAAAAGACAGAATCCTAGACATAAAAACAAGCCATTTTATGTCTTACATGCTGTAAAAAAGGCAATGAAGTTTATCTTTATCTCTaccaagaaaatttttttgcaaaGTGCATGCATTAATTTTGTACAAGAGGAAATTCTTTCAGTTTATACACATGATGAACATTCACATTATTGTAGAAATGGTAAAAGCATTTTATTTGATGAGTAcattaaaatatgtaaaaaaaattcagaataAGTTTAAGTTAATCCAATTTTGCTGAATTTGACAAATtctaaaataatcaaaaaaataatatattaaacagttaaaatatttattgactAGCAATAATTCTCTTCTTTAATCTCATATGGCAGCTTT
The sequence above is a segment of the Nasonia vitripennis strain AsymCx chromosome 3, Nvit_psr_1.1, whole genome shotgun sequence genome. Coding sequences within it:
- the LOC100679136 gene encoding dentin sialophosphoprotein produces the protein MSVKKMKMKRARMSSEGSHSSSMSSSMSSSSSSDEETDAKDLKPIKEYLSNRKELAAQLFKSVKAEKIRMMLPQILKKVEFSDLEELCAAELTGMSKQRIISILNGQEMQGSSNTEDSDDSGPSLEIISDTEWLSEDETNVKVEGVKNNKNAKKLKKKSQDQKKADLKSKLKPKGKGSNVKIKTEKIKTEKKEKEKVKEKEGESLLDLLELEMRARAIRALIRKEESTPDSKATNAQSNNLTNNASGSETSNDAKSRQVSLKEQLEKIDVLMKHGEDEDVYVVINPAPTIELLSSESENEDGSKRVNKRLVSEREAKSQKNQENEQAEKAKNVNVNEDKVTTNGKDAIEENSLNKEKDKPVQEKKESKEKDKSANDKQTANQKENSNLPMSVTEENTCITSTNPSIPPEELEEGEIIDNDDEEPANEEKKIGDDSPSRRIIKKVKKNPNIRSRKANQENDDSDMESNKEKATEKERADSKKDKSSSKTVKPLVSEEPIEIEDSPTRTNETEKIVSSNVVNEDSNSKLDIFDDKALDIDEIINLDDYPDDMDDLERSQANQEKNESTKEADSSVKESDKVITKKTGSETWASRYYQQDDVQNVIKESKIQSEIRKRLRERQRQSKLNNSPKLKDPEESQSSEVVIPKPTGSVEEYLALKGISSGACSEIIEGKSDSVGSFKSLKTDDSQSGDNSTIVRDNFATNSDIITENKDDSSEIPTRVTEQPITIVKKPKLFEDIDFAKKVNSLLNENSSVEPVNSTPTCLERINLILSDKKIIIKEDEPLNNRKIILIKSPEKSDTQIQTTESGHDTTTAMDVETTAAIHDDSSANKEIVDNKRSKESTSSPLRHDVNTPKSDSSEDNVIVRIDGTLPQETLPAEEVAAQTEQTISNDLETSEFRPD
- the LOC100679481 gene encoding uncharacterized protein LOC100679481 isoform X2, which gives rise to MRGIRISISVLLIAVSATIKTSSAAYEVINCSPQNLTFDIDSTHKVNLKNLSVYFKYYRNNVGIYQYPGTPSVNLFLNDTEISIKGEIGSNNGGLNINNDKLLSTEVLGIGNIVNVSDHSKGLKDCAFFMLDKSSGSFFNELPLKLDSIIFQLVESCLSAKLCPSLGAVRDNDLARARVSPRDFGPISIWSRTLQISYPNMISPQLPENLQTNKRANLIEAADSIIRMVAEAFYNERNGGIIAIPDIKHRFFTASKGTFTGVQNLMRDENVQVRASPPSNNLQTFTFTFGIPDGYVEYRDYKAFRLMPFVGSLCANVQDILFTATIKMDFGQEYCRPSLVDFGTKSPGKAESYTCGSLSMFTNPIMKWFVSAWDTDVVQVVEREIEWMMAAYIHDKFDCENFRLGKKQSS
- the LOC100679481 gene encoding uncharacterized protein LOC100679481 isoform X1; translation: MRGIRISISVLLIAVSATIKTSSAAYEVINCSPQNLTFDIDSTHKVNLKNLSVYFKYYRNNVGIYQYPGTPSVNLFLNDTEISIKGEIGSNNGGLNINNDKLLSTEVLGIGNIVNVSDHSKGLKDCAFFMLDKSSGSFFNELPLKLDSIIFQLVESCLSAKLCPSLGAVRDNDLARARVSPRDFGPISIWSRTLQISYPNMISPQLPENLQTNKRANLIEAADSIIRMVAEAFYNERNGGIIAIPDIKHRFFTASKGTFTGVQNLMRDENVQVRASPPSNNLQTFTFTFGIPDGYVEYRDYKAVKFNTFRLMPFVGSLCANVQDILFTATIKMDFGQEYCRPSLVDFGTKSPGKAESYTCGSLSMFTNPIMKWFVSAWDTDVVQVVEREIEWMMAAYIHDKFDCENFRLGKKQSS
- the LOC100302046 gene encoding venom protein D precursor codes for the protein MFPSKQFFVFILLSCILYRASAGNKCSSPINKNGNITIDEGVIRIDVDRNEVQIYTYNGTKAVNILIHDVDIALSEISSLYSFSDPKEKSLFRTAVQGLAEVTDKNTLSSCEFDLKLKNRNLLNEQQFLEAKTCIESSLCNQIGKLVRDDYLRAEIDPRDFGSNSVLYHHLNTKYPNLSLPTQQNVGFTFSGGRSDTLQKTLNIIFDILLASIVKQVSGKELGIVDIPTLEKKIPGNKICGDGFFKIQNASIGDLKNIMRTQNFEISNDGLHFSMKFGLQIPHARVHLHNYNVNYCILSKSGDATLTIDSITLAFQLDINFNQSPCKTFSKYLRPRIEGVHFELHGGFFDTAITKVMSFVIGEFVPHIVDLLKAKLREVIAVPLEKLDCEKYRP
- the LOC100302046 gene encoding venom protein D isoform X1; the encoded protein is MFPSKQFFVFILLSCILYRASAGNKCSSPINKNGNITIDEGVIRIDVDRNEVQIYTYNGTKAVNILIHDVDIALSDPKEKSLFRTAVQGLAEVTDKNTLSSCEFDLKLKNRNLLNEQQFLEAKTCIESSLCNQIGKLVRDDYLRAEIDPRDFGSNSVLYHHLNTKYPNLSLPTQQNVGFTFSGGRSDTLQKTLNIIFDILLASIVKQVSGKELGIVDIPTLEKKIPGNKICGDGFFKIQNASIGDLKNIMRTQNFEISNDGLHFSMKFGLQIPHARVHLHNYNVNYCILSKSGDATLTIDSITLAFQLDINFNQSPCKTFSKYLRPRIEGVHFELHGGFFDTAITKVMSFVIGEFVPHIVDLLKAKLREVIAVPLEKLDCEKYRP